From a single Arachis hypogaea cultivar Tifrunner chromosome 3, arahy.Tifrunner.gnm2.J5K5, whole genome shotgun sequence genomic region:
- the LOC140173040 gene encoding probable pectinesterase/pectinesterase inhibitor 41, translated as MCSFEGYQDTLYAHSMRQFYSDCHIYGTVDFIFGNAAVVFQNCNIFPRLPMTGQFNSITAQGRTDPNQNTGISIHNATIRPADDLAPRVGVVKTYLGRPWKQYSRTVFMESFMDGFVDPAGWHDWSGSFALNTLYYAEHKNAGTGSSTASRVSWPGYHVIGEMDAANFTVSNFLQGDSWLPQTGVPFLNGLI; from the coding sequence ATGTGCAGCTTCGAGGGCTACCAAGACACACTCTACGCCCATTCCATGCGTCAATTCTACAGCGACTGCCACATTTATGGCACCGTTGATTTTATTTTCGGTAACGCCGCCGTAGTCTTCCAAAATTGCAACATCTTCCCCCGCCTCCCTATGACCGGCCAGTTCAACTCAATTACCGCCCAAGGCAGAACCGATCCCAACCAAAATACCGGAATCTCCATACACAACGCAACGATTCGACCCGCTGACGATTTGGCCCCTCGCGTTGGTGTTGTGAAAACGTACCTTGGTAGGCCTTGGAAGCAATACTCGAGGACGGTTTTCATGGAATCCTTTATGGATGGTTTTGTTGATCCTGCTGGCTGGCATGATTGGAGTGGAAGTTTTGCGCTGAATACTTTGTATTACGCGGAGCATAAGAATGCGGGAACTGGTTCAAGCACTGCAAGTCGAGTTTCGTGGCCTGGTTATCATGTTATTGGGGAAATGGATGCGGCTAATTTCACTGTGTCTAATTTCTTGCAGGGGGATAGCTGGTTGCCTCAAACGGGTGTTCCATTCTTGAATGGGTTAATATAA